Sequence from the Corallococcus sp. EGB genome:
CGCGCAGCATGAAGAACACCACCACCCCGGTGACGCTCACGTAGAGCCAGATGGGCGCCAGCCACCGCGTCACCTTGCGGTGCCGGGCGAACTGCTGCCGCCAGGAGAAGTAGAACGCCACCAGCGCGAGCGGCAGCACCGGCATGGACAACAGCACGTGGCTGGCCAGCAGCGTCAGGTACAGCCCGCGGAAGTCGCCCACGTAGCGCGTGTCCCCGTGCACGAAGTGGTAGGCGAGGTAGCCCACCAGGAACAGCGAGGACGCGATGAACGCGCTCACCATCAGGTTCTGGTGCACCTTGCGCGCGCCGCGCTTGATGGCCACCCAGCCGCCCGTGAGCAGCGCCGCCGCCGTCGCGTTGAGCCCCGCGTTCACCGCCGGCATGAACCGCAGGTCCACGCCCATCCCCGCGCCCCCGCGCCGGATGAGCAGCAGCCACGCCAACAGCGACAGCGCGCCTGCGGACACCACGCCAATCGCGATGAAGAAGGAGCGGTCCTGGGTGGACGAAGGAGAGGGAGAGAACCCGGAAGCGGCGTTGGACATGCCTCCCCTTGTGGCCCGCGTCCGCTCCCACTTGCAACAGGGCCGCCAGATGGAGGCCTGCCCGGGCCTACATGTCGGTTGAATGGAATCGGTTAGGGCAACTGGATCTCAAACCGGAAATTCCTTCATACTT
This genomic interval carries:
- a CDS encoding DUF420 domain-containing protein, which gives rise to MSNAASGFSPSPSSTQDRSFFIAIGVVSAGALSLLAWLLLIRRGGAGMGVDLRFMPAVNAGLNATAAALLTGGWVAIKRGARKVHQNLMVSAFIASSLFLVGYLAYHFVHGDTRYVGDFRGLYLTLLASHVLLSMPVLPLALVAFYFSWRQQFARHRKVTRWLAPIWLYVSVTGVVVFFMLRGGVPAVP